A portion of the Mesobacillus sp. AQ2 genome contains these proteins:
- a CDS encoding YqxA family protein has protein sequence MLKSLMLASLMFISVLFGMQQANEGIHKMKGYDDPEFKSALSVKENESGSFETAILGNDISSHDLEQKRKKLEEMKAFNLFSSIGKKLADGISVVMEKTVELITGK, from the coding sequence ATGCTAAAAAGCTTAATGCTCGCTTCTTTAATGTTCATATCCGTATTGTTCGGCATGCAGCAGGCAAACGAAGGAATCCATAAAATGAAAGGGTATGATGATCCCGAATTCAAAAGTGCCCTCAGTGTAAAAGAAAACGAAAGTGGCAGCTTCGAGACCGCAATCCTGGGCAACGACATTTCCAGCCATGACCTTGAACAAAAGCGAAAAAAGCTAGAAGAAATGAAAGCATTCAACCTCTTTTCATCAATCGGAAAAAAGCTGGCAGACGGAATATCCGTTGTTATGGAAAAAACAGTAGAATTGATTACCGGGAAGTAG
- the rpsT gene encoding 30S ribosomal protein S20, which produces MPNIKSAIKRVKTSEESRAHNITVKSTMRTAVKKAEAAIVNNDTEAKASYAQAASKLDKAAAKGLIHKNAAARKKARLMKKLNANG; this is translated from the coding sequence ATGCCAAACATTAAGTCTGCAATTAAACGTGTAAAAACAAGTGAAGAGAGCAGAGCTCACAACATTACTGTTAAATCAACTATGCGTACAGCAGTTAAAAAAGCTGAAGCAGCAATCGTGAACAACGATACTGAAGCAAAAGCTTCTTACGCTCAAGCAGCAAGCAAGCTTGATAAAGCAGCAGCTAAAGGTCTTATCCACAAAAATGCAGCTGCCCGCAAAAAAGCCCGTCTTATGAAAAAATTGAACGCTAACGGCTAA
- the dnaK gene encoding molecular chaperone DnaK, with the protein MSKIIGIDLGTTNSCVAVLEGGEPKVIPNPEGNRTTPSVIAFKNGERQVGEVAKRQAITNPNTIISIKRHMGTDHKVEVEGKEYSPQELSAVILQYLKSYAEDYLGEPVTKAVITVPAYFNDAERQATKDAGRIAGLEVERIINEPTAAALAYGLDKMDEDQTILVYDLGGGTFDVSILELGDGVFEVKSTAGDNRLGGDDFDQVIIDYLVEQFKKENGIDLAKDKMALQRLKDAAEKAKKDLSGVTSTQISLPFITAGEAGPLHLELNLTRAKFEELSAGLVERTMGPTRQALKDAGLSPSELDKVILVGGSTRIPAVQEAIKKETGKDPHRGVNPDEVVAMGAAIQGGVISGDVKDVVLLDVTPLSLGIETMGGVFTKLIDRNTTIPTSKSQVFSTAADNQTAVDIHVLQGERSMASANKTLGRFQLTDIPPAPRGVPQIEVTFDIDKNGIVNVRAKDLGTNKEQQITIKSSTGLSDDEIDRMVREAEENAEADKKLKEEVELRNEADQLVFTAEKTLKDLEGKVDEEEVKKANEAKDELKAAIEKGEIEEIRTKKDALQEIVTNLSVKLYEEAAKQQQAQQGAEGQEGTKKDDNVVDAEFEEVNDDK; encoded by the coding sequence ATGAGTAAAATCATCGGTATTGACTTAGGAACAACAAACTCTTGTGTAGCCGTATTAGAAGGCGGCGAACCAAAGGTAATCCCGAATCCAGAAGGCAACAGAACAACTCCTTCTGTCATCGCGTTCAAAAACGGCGAACGCCAGGTGGGTGAGGTGGCTAAGCGCCAGGCAATCACTAACCCAAATACAATCATTTCCATTAAGCGTCACATGGGAACAGACCATAAAGTGGAAGTTGAAGGCAAGGAATACTCACCACAGGAACTTTCTGCTGTCATTCTTCAATACTTGAAATCTTATGCTGAAGACTATCTTGGTGAGCCAGTAACAAAGGCAGTCATCACTGTACCAGCGTACTTTAATGATGCTGAGCGTCAGGCAACAAAGGATGCAGGCAGAATCGCTGGCCTTGAAGTTGAGCGTATCATCAACGAGCCGACAGCTGCAGCACTTGCATACGGCCTCGATAAAATGGACGAAGACCAGACAATCCTGGTTTATGACCTTGGCGGCGGTACTTTCGACGTTTCCATCCTTGAACTTGGTGATGGCGTATTTGAAGTAAAATCTACTGCAGGTGACAACCGTCTTGGCGGTGACGACTTTGACCAGGTCATCATTGACTATTTAGTAGAACAATTCAAGAAGGAAAACGGAATCGACCTTGCTAAAGACAAAATGGCCCTTCAGCGTCTTAAGGATGCAGCAGAGAAAGCAAAGAAGGATCTTTCTGGTGTCACTTCAACACAGATTTCCCTTCCGTTCATCACTGCAGGGGAAGCTGGACCGCTTCACCTTGAATTGAACCTGACTCGCGCTAAATTCGAAGAGCTTTCTGCAGGATTGGTAGAGCGTACTATGGGACCTACTCGCCAGGCACTTAAAGATGCTGGCTTAAGCCCATCTGAACTGGATAAAGTTATCCTTGTCGGCGGATCTACACGTATCCCGGCTGTTCAGGAAGCAATCAAGAAGGAAACTGGAAAAGACCCTCACAGAGGCGTAAACCCTGATGAAGTTGTTGCAATGGGTGCTGCAATCCAGGGCGGTGTTATCTCTGGTGATGTTAAAGATGTCGTTCTTCTGGACGTTACTCCGCTTTCACTTGGTATTGAAACAATGGGCGGCGTATTCACAAAGCTGATCGATCGTAACACAACAATTCCTACTTCTAAATCACAGGTGTTCTCTACAGCTGCTGACAACCAGACTGCTGTTGACATCCACGTGCTGCAAGGTGAGCGATCAATGGCATCTGCCAATAAGACGCTGGGACGCTTCCAGTTGACGGATATCCCGCCGGCACCACGCGGAGTTCCTCAGATCGAAGTAACATTCGATATCGACAAAAACGGTATTGTAAACGTTCGTGCGAAAGATCTTGGCACAAACAAGGAACAACAAATCACCATCAAGTCTTCTACAGGATTGTCTGATGATGAAATCGACCGCATGGTTAGAGAAGCGGAAGAGAACGCAGAAGCTGACAAGAAACTCAAAGAAGAAGTAGAACTTCGCAATGAAGCTGACCAACTTGTCTTTACTGCCGAAAAGACCTTGAAGGATCTTGAAGGCAAGGTAGATGAAGAAGAAGTCAAGAAAGCAAACGAAGCAAAAGACGAACTGAAAGCTGCAATCGAAAAAGGCGAAATTGAAGAAATCCGCACTAAGAAGGATGCTCTTCAAGAAATCGTTACAAACCTGAGCGTCAAGCTATACGAAGAAGCTGCAAAGCAGCAGCAGGCTCAGCAAGGCGCTGAAGGTCAAGAAGGAACAAAGAAAGACGACAACGTCGTTGACGCTGAATTCGAAGAAGTAAATGACGACAAGTAA
- the hrcA gene encoding heat-inducible transcriptional repressor HrcA, whose translation MLTDRQVLILQVIVDDFIRSAQPIGSRSLSKKEEINFSSATIRNEMADLEDMGFIEKTHTSSGRIPSEKGYRFYVDNLLLPQKVNRSDMAAIKSIFAERIYELEKIVQKSAKILSEMTNYTSIVLGPAVKDNRLRKLQIVPLNKDTAIAIIVTDTGHVENRMFHFPTSIDPSDVEKMVNILNERLAGVPLTNLNSKIYKEIAMLLRQHISSYDTLLNTIMDTLNMPAHEKVFFGGKTNILSQPEFNDVEKIRNLMNMIEHEDGLYNLIRKNPAGINVRIGTENDNSAMENCSLITATYSMGEEKLGSIAVLGPTRMEYSRVISLLQLISTDLSKVLTQLYQNK comes from the coding sequence TTGTTAACAGATCGTCAGGTGCTTATTTTGCAGGTGATTGTTGATGACTTTATTCGTTCAGCTCAGCCGATAGGTTCGAGGAGCTTGTCGAAAAAAGAGGAAATTAATTTCAGTTCGGCGACAATCCGGAATGAAATGGCAGATTTGGAGGATATGGGATTTATTGAGAAGACCCATACATCCTCAGGGAGGATTCCTTCCGAAAAGGGCTATCGTTTTTATGTTGATAACCTTCTGCTGCCGCAAAAAGTGAACCGTTCTGATATGGCGGCGATCAAATCAATTTTTGCTGAAAGAATATACGAGCTTGAGAAAATCGTCCAGAAATCGGCAAAGATTTTATCTGAAATGACCAATTATACATCAATCGTTTTAGGACCGGCTGTAAAAGACAACAGGCTGAGAAAGCTGCAGATCGTTCCGTTGAATAAAGATACGGCGATCGCCATTATCGTGACTGATACAGGGCATGTGGAAAACAGGATGTTCCATTTCCCTACCAGCATTGATCCGTCTGATGTAGAAAAAATGGTCAATATCCTGAACGAGCGATTGGCCGGCGTCCCGCTTACCAATCTTAATTCCAAGATCTACAAGGAGATCGCTATGCTGCTGCGCCAGCATATCAGCAGTTATGACACACTCCTTAATACAATCATGGACACTTTGAATATGCCAGCCCATGAAAAAGTTTTCTTTGGCGGGAAGACGAATATCCTCAGCCAGCCGGAATTCAACGATGTTGAAAAAATCCGCAACCTGATGAATATGATCGAGCATGAGGATGGCTTATATAACCTCATCAGGAAAAACCCGGCCGGGATCAATGTCAGGATTGGTACGGAAAACGATAATTCAGCAATGGAAAATTGCAGTCTGATCACTGCCACTTATTCCATGGGTGAAGAAAAGCTGGGATCCATTGCAGTTTTAGGTCCGACACGGATGGAGTACTCACGGGTCATCAGCTTGCTTCAGTTGATCAGTACGGATTTGTCCAAGGTACTTACACAGCTGTATCAAAATAAATAA
- the grpE gene encoding nucleotide exchange factor GrpE, protein MTEERNNTEQELNSQAEEEAVEEVFAENEASEQTEDIPAQEEGQQDPMVQKIAELEGKLEEADNRYLRLQADFDNFRRRSRIELEASAKYRAQNIITDLLPAIDNFERALKMDVDNEQAKSLKQGVEMVYRSLLDALKNEGVEVIDAVGKEFDPHLHQAVMQAEDENYGPNIVVEEFQKGYILKDRIIRPAMVKVNQ, encoded by the coding sequence GTGACAGAAGAGAGAAACAACACTGAGCAAGAATTGAACAGCCAGGCAGAAGAAGAAGCGGTTGAAGAGGTTTTTGCTGAAAATGAAGCTTCTGAACAGACTGAAGATATTCCGGCTCAAGAGGAAGGGCAACAAGATCCAATGGTGCAGAAAATTGCTGAATTGGAAGGCAAGCTTGAAGAAGCCGATAACCGTTACTTGCGCCTTCAGGCTGATTTTGACAACTTCCGCCGCCGTTCAAGGATTGAACTTGAAGCGAGCGCTAAATATAGAGCCCAAAACATTATTACAGATCTGCTTCCGGCCATCGATAACTTCGAGCGTGCATTGAAGATGGACGTGGATAATGAACAGGCGAAATCCCTTAAACAGGGAGTGGAAATGGTTTACCGCAGCTTGCTTGACGCCCTTAAGAATGAAGGCGTTGAAGTAATTGATGCAGTTGGCAAAGAATTTGATCCGCATCTTCACCAGGCAGTGATGCAGGCTGAAGATGAAAATTACGGTCCAAACATTGTTGTTGAAGAATTCCAAAAAGGCTATATACTGAAGGACCGCATCATTCGTCCAGCGATGGTAAAAGTGAACCAATAA
- a CDS encoding stage II sporulation protein P, which yields MRLNKRSGIIVAVQGTQVVKAALAFVFFLIGIFSISGAMTTLRPELRLSSDSVNQAATNLNGQLLFSLMGWENHQFLQALPEEYEAPKLTNVIFKLTTNINLDDPRSMLGRELPGFSLFDGKILVAGKGTNYTNMPMESAPPLDVLKAEQEAALQNTEDLPGASEGSTAAPPLSTGDRKAVYIYFTHTRESYLPYLKGVTDPNQAYHSQVNVTRIGDHLKSGLEQRGIGTTVDKTDVMGNLNKKGLGFGKAYQEARPVVEAAMSGDRNLQYFIDIHRDGYRKDKTTIQINGKSYAKLAFVIGGENANYEKNLALARELHNLLDKKYGKGLSRGVIEKKGASTNGKFNQDLSGNALLIEFGGVDNTFEELNRSADALADVFSEFYWQAEKVGAPAQQPPDKK from the coding sequence ATGAGACTTAATAAACGTTCGGGAATAATTGTAGCTGTCCAGGGGACTCAAGTTGTAAAAGCCGCACTAGCATTTGTATTCTTTCTCATTGGGATTTTTTCGATAAGCGGGGCCATGACGACGCTGAGGCCGGAGCTTAGGCTTTCCTCCGATTCTGTCAATCAGGCTGCAACTAACCTGAACGGCCAGCTGCTGTTCAGCTTGATGGGGTGGGAAAATCATCAGTTCCTGCAGGCGCTGCCAGAGGAATATGAAGCTCCAAAGCTGACCAATGTCATTTTCAAGCTTACTACCAATATCAATCTGGATGATCCCAGAAGCATGCTGGGAAGGGAACTGCCTGGTTTCTCGCTTTTTGATGGGAAAATTCTGGTTGCGGGTAAGGGAACCAATTATACAAACATGCCGATGGAATCTGCTCCTCCGCTAGATGTGTTGAAAGCGGAGCAGGAGGCAGCCTTGCAAAATACCGAGGATCTTCCAGGTGCTTCGGAAGGAAGTACGGCAGCTCCGCCACTGTCAACCGGCGACCGTAAAGCTGTATATATTTATTTTACCCATACAAGAGAATCGTATCTTCCGTACCTTAAGGGTGTAACCGATCCGAATCAGGCATATCATTCACAGGTAAACGTGACCAGGATTGGTGATCATCTGAAATCAGGTCTTGAACAGCGGGGAATCGGAACGACGGTTGATAAAACCGATGTCATGGGAAACCTGAACAAGAAAGGGCTTGGATTTGGAAAAGCCTATCAGGAAGCACGCCCGGTAGTTGAAGCGGCCATGTCAGGAGACCGGAATCTGCAATACTTCATAGATATCCATCGGGATGGTTACCGAAAAGATAAAACAACCATACAAATCAACGGAAAATCCTATGCTAAACTGGCGTTTGTCATTGGCGGGGAAAATGCGAATTATGAGAAAAACCTAGCACTCGCACGCGAACTGCATAATCTCCTTGATAAAAAGTATGGCAAAGGACTCAGCAGGGGCGTCATAGAGAAAAAGGGTGCGTCAACCAACGGGAAATTCAATCAGGACCTTTCAGGGAATGCATTATTGATCGAATTCGGCGGTGTCGATAATACATTCGAGGAATTAAATAGGTCCGCGGATGCTTTGGCAGATGTATTCAGCGAATTTTACTGGCAGGCCGAAAAAGTAGGAGCGCCAGCCCAACAGCCTCCAGACAAGAAATAA
- the hemW gene encoding radical SAM family heme chaperone HemW, translating to MKSAYIHIPFCHHICHYCDFNKVFMKGQPVDDYLDALAKEMELTVKHDQHVLDTIFVGGGTPTALDERQLGKLVKSIQAKLNFNKNTEYTFEANPGDLSKEKLAILKDAGVNRLSFGVQTFNDELLKKIGRSHRARDVFESIENAKAAGFDNISIDLIYSLPGQTKADFIESIETALSLGLVHYSGYSLIIEPKTVFYNLMQKGKLPIPGEDAEAEMYETLMDHMETNGFHQYEISNFAVPGYESRHNLTYWNNEEYYGFGAGAHSYVKGMRQSNYGPLKKYMEPIDRGELPLMDVHKVTLEEQMEEEMFLGLRKTKGVSIRHFEEKFGRNPMQFFDGQIEDWTRKGLLETDDDRIFLTRQGRMLGNEVFQSFIGVSNH from the coding sequence ATGAAATCAGCATATATCCATATTCCGTTCTGCCATCATATTTGCCACTATTGTGATTTCAATAAAGTCTTCATGAAAGGACAGCCTGTTGATGACTATCTTGATGCCCTTGCAAAAGAAATGGAGTTAACAGTAAAACATGATCAGCATGTCCTTGATACGATTTTCGTGGGCGGCGGTACTCCGACTGCATTGGATGAAAGGCAGTTAGGCAAATTGGTCAAGTCAATCCAGGCAAAGCTGAACTTCAATAAAAACACAGAGTATACATTCGAAGCGAATCCAGGCGACTTGTCAAAAGAAAAGTTGGCCATCCTGAAAGATGCCGGTGTTAACCGCCTGAGTTTTGGAGTACAGACATTTAATGATGAACTTCTGAAAAAAATCGGCCGCAGCCACCGGGCGAGGGATGTATTTGAATCAATCGAAAATGCGAAAGCGGCAGGCTTCGATAATATCAGCATCGATTTGATATACAGTCTTCCCGGCCAGACGAAGGCTGACTTCATCGAATCCATCGAAACGGCCCTTTCTTTGGGCCTGGTCCATTACTCTGGTTATTCATTAATCATTGAACCAAAAACAGTATTTTATAATTTAATGCAAAAAGGGAAACTGCCAATCCCTGGCGAGGATGCCGAAGCGGAAATGTATGAAACGCTTATGGATCATATGGAAACAAACGGCTTCCATCAATACGAAATCAGCAATTTTGCGGTCCCGGGATATGAAAGCAGGCATAATCTAACCTACTGGAACAACGAGGAGTACTATGGTTTTGGTGCAGGAGCTCATAGTTATGTAAAAGGAATGAGACAGTCGAATTACGGCCCACTGAAAAAGTATATGGAACCGATCGACAGGGGAGAGCTGCCGCTTATGGATGTGCATAAGGTTACCCTTGAAGAACAAATGGAAGAAGAAATGTTCCTTGGATTAAGGAAGACAAAAGGTGTTTCCATTCGACATTTCGAAGAAAAATTCGGCCGCAATCCAATGCAATTTTTCGATGGACAAATTGAAGATTGGACCCGGAAAGGGCTGCTGGAAACCGATGATGACCGCATCTTCCTGACAAGGCAGGGACGTATGCTTGGCAATGAAGTTTTTCAATCATTCATTGGGGTATCAAATCATTGA
- the lepA gene encoding translation elongation factor 4, which yields MSREDRLNRQSKIRNFSIIAHIDHGKSTLADRILEKTNALTAREMKDQLLDSMDLERERGITIKLNSVQLKYQAKDGEIYTFHLIDTPGHVDFTYEVSRSLAACEGAVLVVDAAQGIEAQTLANVYLAIDNDLEIVPVINKIDLPSADPERVRNEIEEVIGLDASEAVLASAKAGIGIEDILEQIVEKVPAPQGDPDAPLKALIFDSLYDAYRGVVAYIRVVDGTVKVGDKIKMMATGKEFEVTEVGVFTPKATPSPELTVGDVGFLTAAIKNVGDTRVGDTITNAKNGAAEALPGYRRLNPMVYCGLYPIDSAKFNDLREALEKLELNDSALQFEPETSQALGFGFRCGFLGLLHMEIIQERIEREFKIDLITTAPSVIYDVIMTDGTEIKVDNPSNMPDPQKIDRVEEPYVKATMMAPNDYVGAIMELCQEKRGIFIDMQYMDETRVSIVYEIPLSEIVYDFFDQLKSSTKGYASFDYELIGYKPSKLVKMDILLNAEKVDALSFIVHRDFAYERGKVIVDKLKDLIPRQQFEVPIQAAIGQKIVARSTIKAMRKNVLAKCYGGDISRKRKLLEKQKEGKKRMKQVGSVEVPQEAFMAVLKMDDNNTKK from the coding sequence ATGAGCAGAGAAGATAGACTTAATAGACAAAGTAAAATACGAAATTTTTCGATTATCGCCCATATTGACCATGGAAAGTCCACGCTGGCTGACCGGATCCTTGAAAAGACGAATGCCTTGACTGCGCGTGAAATGAAGGATCAGCTGCTGGATTCGATGGATCTTGAGCGTGAACGTGGAATCACGATAAAGCTGAACTCAGTACAATTGAAGTACCAGGCGAAAGATGGAGAGATCTATACTTTCCACCTTATCGATACACCTGGACACGTAGACTTCACTTATGAAGTATCTCGAAGCCTTGCAGCATGTGAAGGTGCTGTCCTTGTTGTCGATGCAGCACAGGGAATCGAGGCACAGACGCTGGCGAATGTTTACCTTGCAATCGATAATGACCTGGAAATCGTGCCGGTCATCAATAAAATCGATCTGCCGAGTGCGGATCCTGAACGTGTCAGAAACGAAATAGAAGAAGTGATCGGCCTGGATGCTTCTGAAGCTGTCCTGGCGTCCGCAAAAGCAGGAATCGGGATTGAAGATATCCTTGAGCAAATCGTCGAGAAAGTTCCTGCCCCTCAGGGAGATCCTGATGCTCCATTAAAAGCATTGATTTTCGACTCTTTGTATGACGCGTACCGCGGCGTAGTTGCATATATCCGCGTTGTCGATGGAACGGTCAAAGTCGGCGACAAAATCAAAATGATGGCGACAGGCAAAGAGTTCGAAGTAACTGAAGTCGGAGTATTCACACCAAAGGCCACCCCTTCACCTGAGCTGACTGTCGGAGATGTAGGTTTCCTGACAGCGGCAATCAAGAACGTCGGCGACACACGTGTCGGTGATACGATCACAAACGCGAAAAACGGTGCTGCCGAAGCACTTCCTGGATACCGTCGCTTGAACCCAATGGTATATTGCGGTCTGTATCCGATTGACTCAGCGAAATTCAATGACCTGAGGGAAGCACTTGAAAAACTTGAGCTTAACGATTCAGCGCTTCAATTCGAACCGGAAACATCACAGGCATTAGGCTTCGGTTTCCGCTGCGGATTCCTGGGACTTCTTCATATGGAAATCATCCAGGAGCGCATCGAGCGTGAATTCAAGATTGACCTGATCACTACTGCGCCAAGCGTTATTTACGATGTCATCATGACAGACGGCACTGAAATTAAGGTGGATAACCCTTCCAATATGCCTGATCCGCAAAAGATTGACCGTGTAGAAGAGCCATATGTAAAAGCAACAATGATGGCGCCGAATGATTATGTCGGAGCGATCATGGAGCTTTGCCAGGAGAAACGCGGTATCTTCATCGACATGCAATATATGGATGAGACACGCGTCAGCATCGTGTATGAAATCCCGCTGTCTGAAATCGTCTATGATTTCTTTGACCAGCTGAAATCAAGCACGAAAGGCTATGCTTCGTTCGATTACGAGCTGATCGGCTACAAGCCTTCCAAGCTGGTGAAGATGGACATCCTGCTTAATGCTGAAAAAGTAGATGCATTGAGCTTCATCGTTCACAGGGACTTTGCTTATGAACGAGGAAAAGTAATCGTGGATAAGTTGAAAGACCTTATTCCACGACAGCAATTCGAGGTGCCAATCCAGGCGGCCATTGGCCAGAAAATTGTTGCCCGTTCGACCATCAAGGCGATGCGCAAAAACGTACTGGCCAAATGTTATGGCGGGGATATCTCACGTAAGCGTAAGCTCCTTGAGAAACAAAAAGAAGGTAAGAAGCGCATGAAGCAGGTTGGTTCTGTAGAAGTGCCGCAGGAAGCCTTCATGGCAGTCCTGAAGATGGACGATAACAATACAAAGAAATAA
- the gpr gene encoding GPR endopeptidase: MKEPIDLSMYSIRTDLAVEAREMVLADQASTVHTEENLSQIEGVIIKEKEENDIKISLVEVTAEGEKSLGKKQGQYLTIEVVGIRQQDTELQGKVEKVFANEFAQFIKQSGIKEDASCLVVGLGNWNVTPDALGPLVCENLLVTKHLFELQPESVEKGYRSVSALSPGVMGLTGIETSDIIFGVVEKTKPDFVIAIDALASRSIERVNSTIQISDTGIHPGSGVGNKRKELSKETLGIPVIAIGVPTVVDAVSITSDTIDFILKHFGKEMREGNKPSRSLVPAGMSFGKRRKLTDEDLPEAEQRQTFMGMIGTLEDEEKRKLIYEVLSPLGHNLMVTPKEVDVFIDDMANLIASGLNSALHSNIDQDNTGMYTH; encoded by the coding sequence ATGAAGGAACCAATCGACTTGAGCATGTATTCAATCAGGACTGACCTGGCTGTGGAAGCGAGGGAGATGGTGCTTGCAGACCAGGCATCAACCGTCCATACCGAGGAGAATCTCTCTCAAATTGAAGGCGTCATTATAAAAGAAAAAGAGGAAAATGATATAAAGATTTCTCTCGTTGAGGTAACCGCCGAGGGTGAGAAGAGCCTCGGTAAAAAGCAGGGGCAGTATTTGACAATCGAAGTTGTCGGCATCCGCCAGCAGGATACCGAGCTGCAAGGGAAAGTAGAGAAAGTCTTCGCCAATGAATTTGCCCAGTTTATCAAACAATCCGGGATTAAGGAGGATGCATCCTGCCTTGTTGTTGGGTTGGGGAACTGGAATGTGACCCCCGATGCTCTCGGACCGCTCGTTTGTGAAAATTTGCTTGTGACCAAGCATCTATTCGAACTGCAGCCTGAGTCTGTCGAGAAGGGGTACCGCTCTGTCAGTGCGCTTTCTCCTGGTGTGATGGGATTAACGGGAATCGAAACATCGGACATTATTTTTGGCGTAGTCGAAAAGACGAAGCCGGACTTTGTGATTGCAATCGATGCGCTTGCGTCACGCTCTATTGAAAGAGTCAATTCAACAATCCAGATATCCGATACGGGAATCCATCCCGGCTCTGGAGTAGGGAATAAAAGGAAGGAACTCAGCAAAGAGACGCTCGGGATCCCGGTAATTGCGATCGGCGTTCCGACAGTCGTCGATGCTGTTTCGATTACAAGTGACACAATTGATTTTATCCTGAAGCATTTCGGAAAGGAAATGAGGGAAGGAAACAAGCCTTCGAGATCACTTGTGCCTGCGGGGATGAGTTTTGGGAAGAGAAGGAAGCTGACGGACGAAGACTTGCCTGAGGCAGAACAACGTCAGACATTCATGGGAATGATCGGCACACTTGAGGATGAAGAAAAAAGGAAGCTGATTTATGAGGTTCTTTCACCATTGGGCCACAACCTGATGGTCACTCCAAAAGAAGTGGATGTTTTCATCGATGATATGGCGAATTTGATTGCCAGCGGACTCAATTCTGCGCTGCATTCGAACATCGACCAGGATAACACTGGTATGTATACACATTAG
- a CDS encoding nuclease-related domain-containing protein yields the protein MFLKERYESEELKVLKALNTRMVLSEKEKQYYLNLQKGFEGEVMFDGYLQQITMQSYILNDLLLEQNHSHFQIDSLMIIQRLSYLFEVKNFEGEYYFEGDTFKTINGNEVKNPLLQLDRNVSLLRQFFNSSGIKIPIEPYLVFVNPEFTLYHAPLNRKIILPTNLNRFIHQLNNQQTTLNHQHVRLSEKLLASHITKSPFSKVPHFEYSQLRKGVFCQKCGTGMENIIHIY from the coding sequence ATGTTTTTAAAAGAACGTTATGAGTCTGAAGAATTAAAAGTTTTGAAGGCATTGAACACACGGATGGTTTTATCCGAAAAAGAGAAACAATACTATTTAAATTTACAAAAGGGATTTGAAGGCGAGGTGATGTTTGACGGGTACCTGCAACAAATAACCATGCAGTCATATATTTTAAATGACTTGCTGCTTGAGCAGAATCATTCTCATTTCCAGATTGACTCGTTGATGATCATACAGAGACTTTCCTACCTATTTGAAGTTAAAAATTTTGAAGGAGAGTATTATTTCGAAGGTGATACATTCAAAACCATTAACGGGAACGAAGTTAAAAACCCACTGCTGCAACTAGACAGGAACGTTTCACTCCTAAGACAATTTTTTAATAGTTCCGGAATTAAAATCCCCATTGAGCCGTATCTCGTATTTGTCAATCCCGAATTTACTTTGTACCATGCCCCGCTTAACAGGAAAATCATCCTCCCGACAAACCTGAACCGCTTTATCCATCAATTGAATAACCAGCAGACTACTTTGAACCATCAGCATGTAAGATTATCCGAAAAGTTATTAGCATCCCATATTACGAAATCCCCTTTTAGCAAGGTGCCTCATTTTGAGTATTCACAGCTAAGAAAGGGTGTATTTTGTCAGAAATGCGGGACAGGAATGGAGAATATCATTCACATATACTAA